A DNA window from Paramormyrops kingsleyae isolate MSU_618 chromosome 10, PKINGS_0.4, whole genome shotgun sequence contains the following coding sequences:
- the cxcl14 gene encoding C-X-C motif chemokine 14, giving the protein MNRCTAALLLLVIAIYSLNVEAYKCRCTRKGPKIRYKDVQKLEIKPKHPFCQEKMIFVTMENVSRFKGQEYCLHPKLQSTKNLVKWFRIWKDKHRVYEA; this is encoded by the exons ATGAATCGCTGCACGGCTGCGTTACTTCTCCTGGTTATTGCTATATATTCCCTGAACGTCGAAG CCTACAAGTGCCGCTGTACCCGAAAAGGACCGAAGATCCGCTACAAGGACGTACAGAAGTTGGAGATCAAACCTAAACACCCCTTCTGCCAAGAGAAGATGATTTT TGTGACCATGGAGAACGTATCACGGTTCAAAGGTCAGGAATACTGCCTGCACCCCAAACTGCAGAGCACCAAGAACCTGGTGAAGTGGTTCAGGATCTGGAAGGACAAACACAG GGTATATGAAGCTTGA